CGGCGTAGCCCCCGTTCAAGACTCTCGTAATACTTGCAGAAGTGCGACAGGGCGCATTCGGCACACTTTGGAGTGCGGGCAATGCACACGTACCGTCCGTGCAGAATCAGCCAGTGGTGCGCCTTGGGAACGTACTCCTTCGGGATGTAAGGCATCAGGGCTTTCTCAACGGCCAAAGGTGTGGTGGCAGTTATAGGAACCAGCCCCAGTCGGTGCGACACACGAAAAACGTGCGTATCAACGGCCATTGTCGGTTGGTTAAAAATCAGGGACGTAATAACGTGGGCAGTTTTGCGGCCAACCCCCGGCATTTTCTGCAACTCTTCCACTTTTGCCGGGACTTCCGAACCAAACTGTTCGGTCAGCACCTTCGCCATACCGACTAAGTGCTTGGCTTTGTTGTTCGGATAGGACACGCTCCGGATGTAGCCAAAAACCTCCTCAACCGACGCAGCTGCGAGTGATTCGGGGTCGGGAAACCGCTCGAATAATTTGGGAGTCACCTGATTAATCCGCTTATCGGTGCATTGGGCCGATAAGATAACCGCGACCAGTAATTCATACGGATTGCCGTAGTGGAGTTCAGTCTTTGGTTCCGGAAAGTTCGTAATGAAGTAATCGAGAAACAGGCGAAAGCGCTCTTTCTTTTGCATAGAATAAAACAACTACTCACTCCGCTCAACTCAGTTACCTCCGCTTTACGTTGCGAAATAGTTTTGCATTAGTTTCGCAGAGTCAAGCAGAGAAAATCGAGTTGAGCGGAGAAATAAAAACCCGTCAGGCCGTAAATCAGGCAGACGGGTTTGGCGAGTAATTCCTTGAAAAATTCAGGATATTTTGAATCGTGGCGTCCGACGGAGTGCGTTCGATTTTGTTCATCAAACACTTAACCTCCAGCGTATCCAGGTAGAAACTCATTAATTCCGGTTCGGCCATCAGGGCGTCTTCAATCAACAGATTTTCCTCTGCGGAAGTCTCCTCATAGACGTACCGGATCACGTCATCGTTGGTAAAGATTTGTATCATAGTATGGGGAACGTTTGCTTAGTTGCTTTCGCAAATTGATTAAAGCATAACGCATTCTCCCCAATGCCGTATTGATACTGACTCCGGTTGCATCGGCAATTTCTTGGAAACTCATTTCCTCGTAATGCCGCATAATCAGAACCTGACGTTGCTGCTCGGGCAGCCGTTGAATCAGCTCACGCAGATGTTCATGTGTCTCCTGCTTGATCTGCACCGACTCAATTGAATCTTCGGCAAATTCCAGCGTGTTAAACACATTACTACCATCTTCAAACACTACATTGGGGTAGCGTTTTTCCTTCCTAAAAAAATCAATAGCCAGGTTGTGAGCGATCCGAATAATCCAGGGTAAAAATTTCCCCTCTTCGTTGTACTTACCAGATTTAAGGGTTTCGACGGCCTTGATAAAGGTGTCCTGCATTAAATCTTCGGCAACGTACTGGTCTTTTACAATCAGATAAATCGTGGTATAAACTTTCGATTTATGGCGCTGAACCAACTTCTCGAAGGCTTTTTCACTACCGCGGATGTACAGGGATATAAGCTCACTGTCGCTAACCTGCAATTTGTCCATTTTTCAGTAATCAGTTAGGTAACGTAGAGCGTTGTATCGATAGTGTGTGAGCGTTGGGATTTTTAGTGAATGATCTGATTATTTATCTCAAAGTAAAATATTTTCATTGTACTTTGCAATACCCGGAAGAATTATTTTCATAATAATCGGTCAAAATATTGTACTTTATTAGGCGAATCGTAAAAAAACAGCCACTTTTCGGCAACTTTATGATTTGAGCCTTATTTAAAGATTACTTTGTACTTTTTCTTTGCCGGTTACAAATAGACCCCCAAACGTACAAAAGGGTTCGAATCGTTTACAAATCTTTCAGAAAAAATCGGATACAGAACTCTTCCGACATGCAGCCTTTCTCCAGGGGATGTATTCAATATACGAAAACGATCGGCTTCAGGATGAGTAAAGTCCTAAAAACTTATCCAAACGGTTATGGGAAAGTCGGCGGTGTTTTGTATCATCGTTCTACCAACTTAAACGGTATTGAATAGGGAGAGCAGCTTGACGCAACGGCTCCCACCTGGCAGTTTATGTATAAACATCTTTTTTTCGATCTGGATCATACCCTCTGGGATTTTGAGCGTAACTCAACGGAGTCGCTTTGTGAATTGTACGAAACGTTTCGGCTGGCGGAGATTGGCGTGGCGTCGGCCGAGGTGTTCAATCAGCATTTTACCGTCATCAACCGGCAGCTCTGGTCGGATT
This Larkinella insperata DNA region includes the following protein-coding sequences:
- the nth gene encoding endonuclease III is translated as MQKKERFRLFLDYFITNFPEPKTELHYGNPYELLVAVILSAQCTDKRINQVTPKLFERFPDPESLAAASVEEVFGYIRSVSYPNNKAKHLVGMAKVLTEQFGSEVPAKVEELQKMPGVGRKTAHVITSLIFNQPTMAVDTHVFRVSHRLGLVPITATTPLAVEKALMPYIPKEYVPKAHHWLILHGRYVCIARTPKCAECALSHFCKYYESLERGLRRVKGEPS
- a CDS encoding RNA polymerase sigma factor, giving the protein MDKLQVSDSELISLYIRGSEKAFEKLVQRHKSKVYTTIYLIVKDQYVAEDLMQDTFIKAVETLKSGKYNEEGKFLPWIIRIAHNLAIDFFRKEKRYPNVVFEDGSNVFNTLEFAEDSIESVQIKQETHEHLRELIQRLPEQQRQVLIMRHYEEMSFQEIADATGVSINTALGRMRYALINLRKQLSKRSPYYDTNLYQR